A genomic segment from Gammaproteobacteria bacterium encodes:
- a CDS encoding DUF2905 domain-containing protein, with translation MSRLLIILGIVLVVVGLLWPWLTRLGLGRLPGDIVVERENARFYFPLMTSLIISLILSLLFWLFRK, from the coding sequence GTGTCCCGGCTGCTCATTATTCTCGGCATCGTTCTCGTGGTGGTGGGCTTGCTGTGGCCGTGGCTGACCCGGCTGGGTCTGGGTCGATTGCCGGGCGACATCGTGGTGGAGCGGGAAAACGCCCGCTTCTATTTTCCGCTGATGACCTCGCTGATCATCAGCCTGATCCTGTCGTTGCTGTTCTGGCTGTTCCGTAAATGA
- the ilvA gene encoding threonine ammonia-lyase, biosynthetic, with translation MFKDYVEKIRNARVYDVAKKTPLEPAPGLSARLNNRVLLKREDLQPVFSFKLRGAYNKITRLSDAQRHRGVIAASAGNHAQGVALAAQRLGLKALIVMPKTTPEIKIHAVEQMGSEVILHGNAYDDAFERAMQVAEQRGMTFIPPYDDPDVIAGQGTVGMEILEQHAAQYAAADATHSNRSIHAIFVPVGGGGLIAGIAAYVKTLHPAIRIIGVEPEDAPCMHAALAAGERVLLGQVGIFADGVAVRQAGAEPFRIARETVDEIILVKTDEICAAIKDIFDDTRSITEPAGALAVAGLKKYVEREAIHDQDLIAIDSGANMNFDRLRHVAERAEIGERREALLSVTIPEQPGSFRKFCGIIGLRGITEFNYRYADPSQAHVFVGVQMHGRDTEKDALIEELINDHYSVLDMTDNEMAKLHIRYMVGGHSAGRVADERLFRFQFPERPGALLRFLNRIGERWNISLFHYRNHGAAYGRILAGIQVPAEDTAEFQVFLDELGYEAWEETDNPAYQLFLS, from the coding sequence ATGTTCAAAGACTACGTAGAAAAAATCCGCAATGCCCGCGTCTACGACGTGGCCAAAAAGACCCCGCTGGAACCGGCGCCGGGCCTGTCGGCACGGCTCAATAATCGTGTCCTGCTCAAACGCGAAGACCTGCAGCCGGTGTTTTCGTTCAAGCTGCGCGGCGCCTACAACAAGATTACCCGGCTCAGCGACGCGCAGCGGCATAGGGGCGTCATCGCCGCCTCCGCAGGCAACCACGCCCAGGGGGTTGCGCTGGCCGCCCAACGGCTGGGACTGAAGGCGCTCATCGTGATGCCCAAGACCACCCCGGAGATCAAGATCCACGCCGTGGAACAGATGGGCAGCGAGGTGATCCTGCACGGCAACGCCTACGATGATGCCTTCGAGCGCGCCATGCAGGTTGCCGAACAACGCGGCATGACCTTCATCCCACCCTACGACGACCCGGACGTAATTGCCGGCCAGGGTACCGTGGGCATGGAGATCCTCGAACAGCATGCCGCGCAATATGCCGCAGCGGATGCGACGCACAGCAACCGCTCCATTCACGCCATTTTCGTGCCCGTGGGCGGCGGCGGGCTCATCGCCGGCATCGCCGCCTATGTCAAAACCCTGCACCCGGCGATCCGCATCATCGGCGTCGAACCCGAAGACGCGCCCTGCATGCACGCCGCACTGGCCGCCGGCGAACGGGTGTTGCTGGGCCAGGTCGGTATCTTTGCCGACGGCGTCGCCGTGCGTCAGGCCGGCGCAGAACCCTTTCGCATCGCCCGCGAAACGGTGGACGAGATCATCCTCGTGAAAACCGATGAAATCTGTGCCGCCATCAAGGACATCTTCGACGACACCCGCTCCATCACCGAACCGGCCGGCGCACTGGCCGTGGCCGGACTGAAAAAATACGTCGAGCGCGAAGCCATCCATGACCAGGACCTGATCGCCATCGACAGCGGCGCCAACATGAACTTCGATCGCCTGCGCCACGTCGCCGAGCGCGCCGAAATCGGTGAGCGCCGCGAGGCCCTGCTCAGCGTCACCATTCCCGAGCAGCCCGGCAGCTTCCGCAAATTTTGCGGCATCATCGGCCTGCGCGGCATCACCGAGTTTAATTATCGTTATGCCGATCCCAGCCAGGCCCATGTATTTGTCGGCGTACAGATGCACGGCCGCGACACCGAAAAAGACGCGCTCATCGAGGAGCTGATCAACGACCACTATTCTGTGTTAGACATGACCGACAACGAAATGGCCAAGCTGCACATCCGTTACATGGTCGGCGGCCACAGCGCCGGGCGTGTCGCCGATGAGCGCCTGTTCCGCTTCCAGTTCCCGGAACGGCCCGGCGCCCTGTTGCGGTTTCTCAATCGCATCGGCGAACGCTGGAACATCAGCCTGTTTCACTACCGCAATCACGGCGCCGCGTATGGCCGGATCCTGGCGGGGATTCAGGTGCCGGCGGAAGACACCGCGGAGTTTCAGGTGTTTCTGGACGAATTAGGCTATGAGGCCTGGGAAGAAACGGATAATCCGGCCTACCAGCTGTTCCTGAGCTAG
- a CDS encoding DUF72 domain-containing protein, which translates to MKKPHTDIIVAAYGWSFPDWCGNFYPEDLPEDWRLAYYSNEFRAVVVPASAWSGEDALEIERWVEDTSDDFIFYLEVVGVQTDWVKLAQAVSPLGDRLGGILLRPLDVDPDLAMIAGELETAVAVAPVAVLLPENRQPSEVGRRLLQQLKVSLCWNVGEGTPSWTQGGFAVARVAGTISYTPRQWREIIEQCLRCEIQDGTKRRVLLMVEQAAPDVDALRAAMMIGDMLVIPDMD; encoded by the coding sequence ATGAAAAAGCCACACACCGACATCATTGTTGCCGCCTATGGCTGGTCCTTTCCGGACTGGTGCGGAAATTTCTATCCGGAGGATCTGCCGGAGGATTGGCGGCTCGCCTATTACAGCAATGAATTTCGGGCCGTGGTGGTACCGGCCTCGGCATGGTCGGGCGAGGATGCGCTGGAGATTGAGCGCTGGGTCGAGGACACCAGCGACGATTTCATCTTTTATCTGGAAGTAGTGGGTGTGCAGACGGACTGGGTGAAGCTGGCCCAGGCGGTTAGCCCGCTGGGCGATCGCCTGGGGGGCATCCTGCTGCGGCCGCTTGACGTGGATCCCGATCTGGCGATGATTGCCGGCGAGCTGGAGACCGCAGTGGCGGTGGCGCCGGTGGCTGTGCTGTTACCCGAAAATAGGCAACCCAGCGAGGTGGGCAGGCGTCTCCTGCAGCAGCTGAAGGTGTCGCTGTGCTGGAATGTTGGCGAGGGGACGCCGTCGTGGACCCAGGGGGGCTTCGCCGTGGCGCGGGTTGCCGGTACTATAAGCTACACGCCGCGTCAGTGGCGTGAGATTATTGAGCAGTGTCTGCGTTGTGAGATACAGGACGGCACGAAGCGCCGCGTGTTGCTGATGGTGGAACAGGCAGCACCCGATGTCGATGCCCTGCGGGCGGCAATGATGATCGGCGACATGCTGGTGATCCCGGACATGGATTGA
- the rpiA gene encoding ribose-5-phosphate isomerase RpiA, whose product MNQDEMKKAVAEAALEYIKPGMIVGVGTGSTANFFIDALATIKGQVETTVASSEASAQRLKGHGIPVEDLNAVGSIDVYVDGADEANKYLHLMKGGGGALTREKIVAAVARQFVCIADESKLVDIMGKFPLPIEVIPMARSYVARELVRLGGQPAYREGFVTDNGNVILDVHGLQIMNPVELERTLNDIVGVVTNGLFAMRPADVLLLGTPTGVKTLT is encoded by the coding sequence ATGAATCAAGACGAAATGAAAAAGGCAGTGGCCGAGGCCGCTCTCGAATACATCAAGCCCGGCATGATCGTGGGCGTGGGCACCGGCAGCACGGCCAACTTTTTTATCGATGCGCTGGCCACCATCAAGGGGCAGGTCGAAACCACGGTGGCCAGTTCCGAGGCCTCGGCCCAGCGCCTCAAGGGCCACGGCATTCCGGTGGAGGATCTCAACGCGGTCGGCAGCATCGACGTGTATGTGGACGGCGCCGACGAGGCCAACAAATACCTGCACCTGATGAAGGGCGGCGGCGGCGCGCTGACGCGCGAAAAGATTGTCGCCGCCGTGGCGCGGCAGTTTGTCTGCATCGCCGACGAATCCAAACTGGTGGACATCATGGGCAAGTTCCCGCTGCCCATCGAGGTGATCCCCATGGCGCGTTCCTATGTGGCGCGCGAGCTGGTGAGGCTGGGCGGCCAGCCCGCCTATCGTGAGGGTTTCGTGACCGACAACGGCAATGTGATTCTCGACGTGCACGGCTTGCAGATCATGAATCCGGTGGAGCTGGAAAGGACGCTCAATGACATCGTCGGCGTGGTGACCAACGGCCTGTTCGCCATGCGCCCGGCCGATGTCCTGCTGCTGGGTACGCCTACCGGTGTCAAAACCCTCACCTGA